From Chryseobacterium camelliae:
CTCAACAATACCGAAAACCATTAAAGTATACACTATGTCACAAAAATTTCAGGAAATCATTGATTCGGAGCGCCCTGTTCTGATCGATTTTTTTGCTACCTGGTGCCAGCCCTGCAAAGTGCAGTCATCAGTCTTAACCACTGTAAAGGAAAATATAGGCGAAGGAGCCAGGATTATAAAAGTAGATGTAGACCAATATCCTGCTATCGCCTCACAG
This genomic window contains:
- a CDS encoding thioredoxin family protein, coding for MSQKFQEIIDSERPVLIDFFATWCQPCKVQSSVLTTVKENIGEGARIIKVDVDQYPAIASQYGVRGVPTLAIFKNGELLWKESGVHDVNTLTRLLQQYA